A stretch of the Pseudanabaena sp. BC1403 genome encodes the following:
- a CDS encoding 1-deoxy-D-xylulose-5-phosphate reductoisomerase encodes MKRITLLGSTGSIGTQTLDIVAEYPEKFQVVGMTAGGNIELLAKQIRQFQPEIVAIASESKISELKDAIADLAVKPILLAGAEGVETVAAYGDSEAVVTGIVGCAGLLPTIAAIKAGKNIALANKETLIAGGEVVVPLMKKHGVKLLPADSEHSAIFQCLQGVPEGGLRRIILTASGGAFRDRPTEELASVTVADALKHPNWAMGKKITIDSATLMNKGLEVIEAHYLFGVDYDQIEIVIHPQSIIHSLIELEDTSVLAQLGIPDMRLPLLYSLSYPDRIPTQWERLDLVKCGTLTFRAPDHQKYPCMELAYAAGRAGGTMPAVLNAANEQVVELFLQERIRYVQIADLIKYVCDRHNCVSKPDLEDILEADKWARNAVIEQVLLKV; translated from the coding sequence ATGAAACGCATTACCCTGCTTGGCTCCACTGGTTCGATTGGCACACAAACACTAGATATCGTTGCTGAGTATCCTGAAAAATTTCAGGTGGTGGGGATGACAGCGGGGGGAAACATCGAACTGCTCGCAAAACAAATCCGCCAGTTTCAGCCCGAAATTGTAGCGATCGCTAGTGAAAGTAAAATCTCTGAACTTAAAGATGCGATCGCCGATCTTGCTGTGAAGCCAATCCTGCTAGCAGGAGCCGAGGGTGTGGAAACAGTTGCAGCCTATGGGGACTCAGAGGCAGTGGTAACGGGAATAGTTGGTTGTGCTGGACTATTACCAACGATCGCAGCGATTAAAGCAGGTAAAAATATTGCATTGGCGAATAAGGAGACTTTAATCGCAGGCGGTGAGGTAGTTGTTCCATTAATGAAAAAGCATGGCGTGAAGTTATTGCCTGCGGATTCTGAACACTCAGCGATTTTCCAATGTTTGCAAGGCGTTCCCGAAGGCGGGCTTAGACGCATTATTCTGACAGCGTCAGGCGGCGCATTTCGCGATCGCCCTACAGAGGAACTCGCATCGGTAACTGTTGCCGATGCATTGAAGCATCCTAACTGGGCGATGGGCAAAAAGATCACGATTGACTCAGCAACCCTCATGAATAAGGGATTGGAAGTAATCGAAGCCCATTATCTCTTTGGGGTTGATTATGACCAAATCGAGATTGTGATTCATCCTCAAAGTATTATTCATTCGCTGATCGAATTAGAAGACACCTCAGTACTTGCTCAACTTGGCATTCCCGATATGCGTTTGCCCTTGCTTTATTCCCTCTCTTATCCCGATCGCATTCCTACTCAATGGGAACGCCTCGATCTAGTGAAATGCGGTACACTCACATTCCGTGCCCCCGATCATCAGAAATACCCATGTATGGAGCTAGCTTATGCCGCTGGTCGTGCAGGTGGAACCATGCCTGCGGTATTGAATGCCGCTAATGAGCAAGTAGTAGAACTATTTTTGCAAGAGCGAATTCGTTATGTCCAAATTGCCGATTTGATTAAATATGTATGCGATCGACACAATTGTGTTTCTAAGCCTGATCTTGAAGATATTCTTGAAGCTGACAAATGGGCTAGAAATGCAGTGATCGAACAAGTTCTACTTAAAGTTTAG
- the psaC gene encoding photosystem I iron-sulfur center protein PsaC encodes MSHAVKIYDTCIGCTQCVRACPCDVLEMVPWDGCKAAQIASSPRTEDCIGCKRCETACPTDFLSVRVYLGAETSRSMGLTY; translated from the coding sequence ATGTCGCATGCAGTCAAAATTTATGACACCTGTATCGGCTGCACACAATGCGTGCGTGCCTGTCCTTGTGATGTTTTGGAAATGGTTCCTTGGGATGGATGTAAAGCGGCCCAAATCGCTTCTTCTCCCCGTACCGAGGACTGCATTGGTTGCAAACGTTGCGAAACTGCTTGCCCCACTGACTTCCTAAGCGTCCGTGTCTATCTTGGTGCTGAAACCAGCCGCAGCATGGGTCTTACCTACTAA
- a CDS encoding M14 family metallopeptidase, whose protein sequence is MLDIFDRIPDGLLDLESTQLWQLLKHPTLIHLEGDRQPALFVSILLHGNETTSWLAMRELLRKYQNKKLPRSLSLFIGNIEGAKYRQRHLAHQPDYNRIWQVGDSSEPLPEQIMAQKVITEMRSRGTFASIDIHNNTGKNPHYGCITHLDKHSRHLARLFEKTVVYYTSPKTVQSYAFGKFCPAIVLECGQPDKPDGTAHALEYVETCLNLDSFDDLPDSAIADINLFHTVAIVKVPEEINFSFTGESNDDITFPSEMDCLNFCELPIGANFGAAKTERAYLSALSEEGEEQGDRYFQIQNGKIILKAPVMPSMLSFNTDIVRQDCLCYLMERLPNPE, encoded by the coding sequence ATGCTTGATATTTTTGATCGCATACCCGATGGCTTACTAGATCTTGAATCTACTCAACTTTGGCAATTACTAAAGCACCCCACACTGATCCACCTCGAAGGTGATCGCCAGCCAGCGTTATTTGTTTCGATTTTGTTACATGGCAATGAAACAACTAGTTGGTTAGCGATGCGGGAATTGCTTCGTAAATATCAAAACAAAAAGCTGCCGCGATCGCTTTCTTTGTTTATCGGCAATATCGAAGGTGCTAAATATCGCCAAAGGCATTTAGCCCATCAGCCTGACTACAATCGCATTTGGCAAGTCGGAGACTCCTCAGAGCCTTTGCCAGAGCAAATCATGGCACAAAAAGTAATTACTGAAATGCGATCGCGCGGTACATTTGCCAGCATCGATATTCACAACAATACGGGCAAAAATCCTCACTATGGCTGTATTACCCACTTAGATAAACATTCTCGACATTTAGCTCGGCTATTCGAGAAAACAGTGGTGTACTACACCAGCCCTAAAACTGTGCAATCCTATGCCTTTGGTAAGTTTTGCCCTGCGATCGTTTTGGAATGTGGACAGCCTGATAAACCTGATGGAACGGCTCATGCGCTGGAATATGTAGAAACCTGTCTTAATCTCGATAGTTTTGATGATTTACCTGATTCCGCGATCGCCGATATTAATTTGTTTCACACAGTTGCGATCGTGAAAGTGCCAGAAGAAATTAATTTCAGCTTTACTGGTGAGTCTAATGATGACATTACTTTCCCATCTGAGATGGATTGTTTGAATTTCTGTGAACTACCAATTGGGGCAAACTTTGGAGCAGCAAAAACTGAGAGAGCTTATTTATCAGCTTTAAGTGAAGAAGGAGAAGAACAAGGCGATCGCTATTTTCAAATTCAAAATGGCAAAATTATTTTAAAAGCTCCTGTGATGCCATCAATGCTCAGTTTCAATACTGATATCGTTCGTCAAGATTGTCTTTGCTACTTGATGGAACGTTTGCCAAACCCAGAATAA
- a CDS encoding inositol monophosphatase family protein: MTNSLASVSKEQLQIFLDIATEAACAGGAVLKSYMGNLKEKEVEEKRPGDLVTIADKESEAMVLSILQRHFPDHGILAEESGVLGNTESRYLWAIDPLDGTTNYAHQYPFSSVSIALLIDGIPSVGAIYDPFRDEIFRAATGLGATRNRLPIHVSKTTELSRSLLVTGFAYDRTLVEDNNYAEFCHFTHITQGVRRGGSAAMDLAYVACGRLDGYWERGLSLWDLAAGVVVVREAGGIVTAYDGSEHIPKSGRLLATNGHLHEQMIAELALIKPLPFKFPFGR, from the coding sequence ATGACAAATTCACTAGCTTCTGTTAGTAAAGAGCAACTACAAATCTTCTTAGATATTGCTACTGAGGCAGCTTGTGCTGGTGGCGCAGTCCTGAAATCCTATATGGGAAATCTGAAGGAAAAAGAAGTTGAAGAAAAGCGTCCAGGAGATTTAGTGACGATCGCAGATAAAGAATCAGAAGCGATGGTTCTCTCAATCTTGCAACGACACTTTCCTGATCATGGAATTTTGGCAGAAGAATCGGGTGTATTGGGGAATACCGAAAGTCGATATTTATGGGCGATCGATCCTCTTGATGGCACAACTAATTATGCTCATCAATATCCGTTTTCATCAGTTTCGATCGCTTTATTGATAGATGGAATCCCCTCAGTTGGAGCAATTTACGATCCATTCCGCGATGAGATATTTCGGGCGGCGACAGGTTTAGGAGCAACTCGTAATCGTCTGCCGATCCATGTTTCTAAAACTACAGAACTCAGCCGCAGTTTACTCGTGACTGGCTTTGCCTATGATCGCACGCTCGTTGAGGATAATAATTACGCTGAGTTTTGCCATTTCACGCATATCACTCAAGGCGTGCGACGTGGAGGTTCTGCGGCGATGGATTTAGCCTATGTTGCCTGTGGAAGATTGGATGGCTATTGGGAGCGTGGTTTATCACTGTGGGACTTGGCGGCGGGCGTGGTAGTTGTGCGTGAAGCTGGTGGTATTGTTACGGCTTACGATGGTAGCGAACATATTCCCAAGTCTGGAAGGTTGCTAGCAACCAATGGTCATTTGCACGAACAAATGATTGCAGAATTAGCACTAATCAAGCCTTTACCATTTAAGTTTCCCTTTGGGCGTTAG
- a CDS encoding peptidoglycan DD-metalloendopeptidase family protein has product MKPSWKISLLLVLISSAISSLFPSVILATTSTPTTPIDQANSKEAEELCGKPTLDDLAQHKVKQGETLEAIAKQYELKTATLMGFNPEVRNGEVKVGQTLSIPPLDGLTYRFQNEENYTTVAKKFKIRADVLFERNGCQRKPKVVFVPGAIWQPEAVPFNSAIASRGSGNPDVIFQTGGYPLPYAVPVTSNYGWRMNPVTTIWSFHSGIDLGASFGTPVLAAKAGRVEFAGWGDGYGNLVELDHGSTGTRYAHLEAIYVHQGQNVAQGQQLGIVGSTGRSTGPHLHFEIMVSSGDGWVALDPAPYLNRIASVMTNLFLL; this is encoded by the coding sequence ATGAAGCCGTCTTGGAAAATATCCCTGCTACTAGTTTTAATCTCTAGTGCGATCTCTAGTTTATTTCCCTCAGTAATACTAGCGACTACTTCAACCCCAACAACCCCGATTGATCAAGCCAACTCAAAAGAGGCGGAAGAACTTTGCGGTAAGCCAACCCTCGATGATCTTGCTCAGCACAAGGTCAAACAGGGAGAAACTTTAGAAGCGATCGCCAAGCAGTATGAACTGAAAACTGCAACCCTGATGGGGTTTAATCCCGAAGTCCGTAACGGTGAAGTCAAGGTGGGGCAAACCTTATCGATTCCGCCCCTAGATGGTTTAACCTATCGCTTTCAAAACGAAGAAAACTACACCACCGTTGCCAAAAAATTTAAGATTCGCGCCGATGTTCTTTTCGAGCGTAATGGCTGTCAACGCAAGCCTAAGGTCGTATTTGTGCCAGGGGCAATCTGGCAGCCTGAGGCTGTTCCTTTCAATTCTGCGATCGCTTCTAGAGGCTCAGGCAATCCTGATGTCATCTTTCAAACTGGCGGATATCCTCTGCCCTATGCAGTCCCCGTCACCTCCAACTATGGCTGGCGCATGAATCCTGTCACAACAATCTGGTCATTTCATAGCGGCATCGACCTCGGCGCATCTTTCGGTACCCCCGTACTTGCTGCCAAGGCAGGACGTGTCGAATTTGCAGGTTGGGGCGATGGTTACGGCAACCTTGTCGAACTAGATCATGGCTCCACGGGTACTCGTTATGCTCACCTTGAGGCAATTTATGTCCATCAGGGGCAGAATGTAGCTCAAGGTCAACAACTGGGTATTGTTGGCTCCACAGGACGTTCTACGGGGCCACATCTGCATTTTGAGATCATGGTTTCGTCGGGTGATGGCTGGGTCGCCCTTGATCCTGCCCCCTATCTCAATCGCATTGCATCCGTAATGACCAATTTATTTCTGCTCTAA
- a CDS encoding TMEM14 family protein: MNFSPSTIALLVYGVIAIIGGIIGFTKSQSKASIISGSISGVGLLIAGTAAAQNQEWGKIAGMAIAALLVIVFIVRLIKTKKFMPAGLMIIGGVSTLGAALLSA, encoded by the coding sequence ATGAATTTCTCCCCAAGTACTATTGCCTTGCTTGTCTATGGAGTCATTGCGATTATTGGCGGCATCATCGGCTTTACCAAAAGCCAAAGCAAAGCATCCATCATCTCAGGCAGCATTAGCGGTGTGGGATTACTTATTGCAGGAACCGCCGCTGCCCAAAATCAAGAGTGGGGCAAAATCGCTGGGATGGCGATCGCGGCCTTGCTAGTGATCGTTTTTATCGTGCGCTTGATCAAAACCAAAAAATTTATGCCAGCAGGTCTGATGATCATCGGAGGGGTTTCAACTCTAGGTGCAGCTTTGCTTTCAGCCTAA
- the apcA gene encoding allophycocyanin subunit alpha: MSVVTKSIVNADAEARYLSPGELDRIKGFVSSGERRLRIAQTLTESRERIVKQAGDQLFQKRPDVVSPGGNAYGEQMTATCLRDLDYYLRLVTYGVVSGDVTPIEEIGLVGVKEMYNSLGTPIPGVVEGVRGLKNAAASLLSGEDAAEAGYYFDYVIGAMQ, translated from the coding sequence ATGAGCGTAGTCACGAAGTCTATCGTGAATGCAGATGCTGAAGCACGTTACCTCAGCCCTGGCGAACTAGATCGTATTAAGGGCTTTGTAAGCTCTGGTGAGCGTCGTCTTCGCATTGCCCAAACTTTGACAGAATCCCGCGAGCGCATCGTTAAGCAAGCTGGCGATCAACTTTTCCAAAAGCGTCCTGATGTTGTTTCTCCTGGTGGAAATGCATATGGTGAGCAAATGACCGCAACTTGTCTTCGTGATCTAGACTACTACCTCCGCCTAGTAACCTACGGAGTTGTATCTGGTGATGTCACTCCTATCGAAGAAATCGGTCTAGTTGGCGTTAAGGAAATGTACAACTCTTTAGGCACTCCTATTCCTGGTGTTGTCGAAGGTGTACGTGGTCTCAAGAATGCAGCAGCTTCCTTGTTGTCTGGTGAAGATGCAGCCGAAGCTGGTTACTACTTTGACTACGTCATCGGTGCAATGCAGTAA
- the apcB gene encoding allophycocyanin subunit beta: MQDAITSVINSSDVQGKYLDAASLEKLKAYFATGELRVRASAAISANSATIVKEAVAKSLLYSDVTRPGGNMYTTRRYAACIRDLDYYLRYATYAMLAGDASILDERVLNGLKETYNSLGVPVVSTIQAIQAIKEVAASIVGSEAGKELGVYLDYISSGLS; encoded by the coding sequence ATGCAAGACGCAATTACTTCCGTCATCAATTCTTCTGACGTTCAAGGTAAATACCTTGATGCCGCTTCTCTCGAAAAGCTAAAAGCATATTTCGCAACTGGCGAACTTCGCGTTCGTGCTTCCGCAGCGATCTCCGCTAACTCTGCAACCATCGTTAAGGAAGCAGTTGCTAAGTCCTTGTTGTACTCAGATGTTACCCGTCCCGGCGGCAACATGTACACCACCCGTCGTTATGCCGCATGTATCCGCGACCTCGACTACTACCTTCGTTATGCAACCTATGCAATGCTTGCTGGTGATGCTTCGATCCTTGACGAGCGTGTCCTCAATGGTTTGAAAGAAACCTACAATTCTCTTGGAGTACCTGTAGTTTCTACCATTCAAGCTATCCAAGCAATCAAAGAAGTTGCCGCTAGCATCGTTGGTTCTGAAGCTGGTAAGGAATTGGGTGTATACCTTGATTACATCAGCTCTGGCTTGAGCTAA
- a CDS encoding phycobilisome linker polypeptide produces MRTFKITACVPSQTRIRTQRELQNTYFTKLVSYDNWFAEQQRIMKMGGKIIKVELATGKQGANTGLL; encoded by the coding sequence ATGCGGACTTTTAAAATCACTGCTTGTGTACCTAGTCAAACTCGCATTCGTACACAACGAGAGTTGCAAAATACCTATTTCACGAAGCTAGTGTCCTATGACAACTGGTTCGCTGAACAGCAACGCATTATGAAAATGGGCGGCAAGATTATAAAAGTTGAACTAGCTACGGGCAAGCAAGGCGCAAATACTGGCTTGCTTTAG
- a CDS encoding DUF2288 domain-containing protein — protein MSNTRKDFEEMVDVALWEWLSPHAARARVILVGAKLDLVDVGIALTEDNKHLVQSWIEDGWLRHPTAEELSAWNDNKEKEFTSLVVPPFVLARIDS, from the coding sequence GTGAGTAACACAAGAAAAGATTTTGAAGAAATGGTCGATGTGGCATTGTGGGAATGGTTATCTCCCCATGCAGCAAGAGCAAGAGTAATTTTGGTTGGGGCAAAGCTCGATCTTGTTGATGTGGGAATTGCTCTGACTGAGGATAATAAGCATTTAGTACAGTCATGGATAGAAGATGGTTGGTTGCGTCATCCAACGGCTGAAGAGCTTAGCGCTTGGAATGATAACAAAGAGAAAGAATTTACGAGTCTTGTAGTCCCGCCATTTGTTCTTGCAAGAATTGACTCATAA
- a CDS encoding uracil-DNA glycosylase family protein: MTDKEQMSLFDLTPSEVPLVELPHADVSEAAPTAKKTARSSKNNTPTPAVAVPVHEQFASLDKLREAACNCQKCPLAPTRTNVVVERGDRNAKILIIGEAPGEQEDLSGLPFVGKSGQLLDKILESVGFDTNKDIYVCNTVKCRPPNNRVPTEIETTTCKPYLLEQIRLVDPKIILLTGATSLKSILGEKLGITKVRGKWYEWEGRLVMPIFHPSYLLRNQSREQGSPKWLTWQDVKAIKAKYLEIIGTDSVVDDDEEF, encoded by the coding sequence ATGACTGACAAAGAACAAATGAGCCTATTTGATTTGACTCCATCGGAGGTTCCTTTGGTAGAGCTTCCCCATGCAGATGTCTCTGAGGCGGCTCCGACTGCGAAAAAGACTGCGCGTTCTTCAAAAAACAATACTCCTACACCTGCGGTAGCCGTTCCAGTACATGAACAATTTGCTAGCCTAGACAAATTGCGAGAGGCAGCTTGCAATTGTCAGAAATGCCCGCTTGCCCCAACGCGGACTAATGTTGTCGTCGAGAGAGGCGATCGCAATGCCAAAATCCTGATCATCGGCGAAGCCCCTGGTGAACAAGAAGACCTATCAGGATTGCCATTTGTTGGAAAATCTGGACAGCTTTTAGACAAAATCTTAGAATCAGTAGGATTTGACACAAATAAAGACATCTATGTTTGCAATACCGTCAAATGTCGCCCACCCAATAATCGTGTCCCCACCGAAATAGAAACCACAACCTGCAAACCCTATTTGCTTGAGCAAATTCGTCTCGTTGATCCGAAAATCATTTTGTTGACGGGTGCAACATCACTGAAGTCAATATTGGGCGAAAAGTTAGGCATTACTAAAGTTCGTGGCAAATGGTATGAGTGGGAAGGGCGTTTAGTGATGCCAATATTCCATCCTTCGTATTTATTGCGAAATCAAAGTCGCGAACAGGGCAGTCCGAAGTGGCTAACATGGCAAGATGTTAAAGCTATCAAAGCTAAGTATCTAGAAATTATCGGTACTGATAGCGTAGTTGATGATGACGAGGAATTTTAG
- the alr gene encoding alanine racemase has product MLKQNHRAWVEVDLSAIKHNVHQLKSLLTSPTELMAIVKADAYGHGAIDVSQTAIEAGATWLGVATIPEGIQLRRAGITAPIVVLGATNGVDEIKAIAEYRLQPTICNPKQALIYHEVLSQTGEQVPVHLKIDTGMSRLGVNWQEAIAFAQLVQHLPNLEIMSVYSHFATADDSDRTFMQLQSQRFGQVIAALKDEGIYPPHIHICNTAAMLCDRQIHYDIVRTGLGLYGLYPAPHLKNIVDLRPALTVKARITQVKEIKAGTSVSYGRSFIAAQDIKMATVAIGYADGIPRGLSNRIRVAVNGQKVAQIGTITMDQCAIDVTHVPNVNVGDVVTFLGGESENTADDWANLLSTISWEILCGFKNRLPRINVVHAIGLTTLPKTI; this is encoded by the coding sequence ATGCTCAAGCAAAACCATCGGGCATGGGTGGAAGTCGATCTCTCAGCAATTAAGCATAATGTGCATCAATTAAAATCCTTGCTGACTTCGCCAACTGAGTTAATGGCGATTGTAAAGGCTGATGCCTATGGTCATGGGGCGATTGATGTTAGTCAAACTGCGATCGAGGCAGGAGCGACTTGGTTAGGCGTTGCCACAATTCCTGAAGGTATTCAGTTGCGTCGAGCAGGAATTACAGCGCCAATTGTGGTTTTAGGTGCGACTAATGGCGTTGATGAGATTAAGGCGATCGCAGAGTATCGATTGCAACCGACGATTTGTAATCCCAAGCAAGCTCTGATCTATCACGAAGTGCTCTCTCAAACTGGCGAGCAGGTTCCTGTCCATCTCAAAATTGATACGGGCATGTCACGGCTAGGGGTAAATTGGCAGGAGGCGATCGCCTTTGCTCAACTGGTTCAGCATTTACCTAATTTAGAAATAATGAGCGTTTATTCGCACTTTGCTACTGCCGATGACAGCGATCGCACTTTCATGCAGCTACAATCCCAAAGATTTGGGCAGGTAATCGCAGCGCTTAAGGATGAAGGTATCTATCCGCCTCATATTCACATTTGCAATACAGCCGCGATGTTATGCGATCGCCAAATCCATTACGACATTGTGCGAACTGGTTTAGGTCTGTACGGACTTTATCCCGCACCCCATCTCAAAAATATTGTTGATCTACGTCCTGCTCTCACTGTCAAGGCAAGAATTACTCAAGTCAAAGAAATTAAGGCAGGGACAAGCGTTAGTTACGGGAGATCGTTCATCGCCGCACAGGACATAAAAATGGCAACTGTAGCGATCGGCTATGCTGACGGCATTCCTCGCGGTTTGTCTAATCGGATTCGTGTAGCAGTAAACGGTCAAAAAGTTGCTCAGATTGGTACAATCACGATGGATCAATGTGCGATCGATGTGACTCATGTCCCCAATGTAAATGTTGGCGATGTAGTGACATTTTTAGGTGGCGAATCTGAAAATACTGCTGACGACTGGGCAAATTTATTAAGCACGATTTCATGGGAAATTCTCTGCGGGTTTAAGAATCGATTGCCAAGGATTAATGTTGTCCATGCGATCGGTCTTACGACTTTACCGAAAACTATCTAG
- a CDS encoding glycoside hydrolase family 10 protein encodes MRLMQLPSFMPQDWRKHKFSHNLRHIFRQMLRSRKRFLSFLFVVTFATTLLLHSFAPAFLVNDQAIAQIKPQVKPPVKLLVPPLKQPVISPSAPINQPIDKRQEIRGVWLTSNDFAMFSDRKQLSEALQQLKQLNFNTIYPVVWNSGYAMYPSTVAQEAGAQPFVYRGSEGHDIVADIIAQGHKNNLLVMPWFEFGFMAPEMSELAIAHPDWLTQQRNGDKTSITAAGEVAWLNPFHPEVQKFLTELVLEAVSNYDLDGIQFDDHTSLPKTFGYDRYTLNLYRQEMKEDAPADVNDPDWVRWRANKITAFMSRLSKAVKQRKPNVMFSVSPNYYEFAYKQQLQDWLVWVRQGFVDELLVQVYRNDLDDYLSQISRPEIAEVQNKISTAIAILSGLRNSNVPMSRVYSQAINAQSRGLGVSFFYYKSLWGYGPETVAERQKELQYLFRSPAPRFANRYP; translated from the coding sequence ATGCGACTCATGCAACTACCAAGTTTTATGCCTCAAGATTGGCGGAAACATAAATTTAGTCATAATCTTAGACATATATTTAGGCAAATGTTGCGATCTCGCAAACGTTTTTTGTCATTTCTTTTTGTCGTAACTTTTGCCACCACGCTACTTTTACATAGCTTTGCTCCTGCATTTCTAGTAAATGATCAGGCGATCGCTCAAATAAAACCGCAAGTAAAACCACCAGTAAAACTCCTAGTCCCACCATTAAAGCAACCTGTTATCTCCCCTAGTGCACCAATCAACCAACCCATAGACAAGCGTCAAGAGATTCGTGGGGTATGGTTGACGAGTAATGACTTTGCAATGTTTAGCGATCGCAAACAGCTGAGTGAGGCTCTGCAACAACTCAAGCAACTCAATTTCAACACTATCTATCCAGTTGTCTGGAACTCAGGCTATGCCATGTATCCCAGTACTGTCGCCCAAGAAGCAGGAGCGCAGCCTTTTGTCTATCGTGGTTCTGAAGGTCATGATATTGTTGCGGACATCATCGCACAGGGACATAAAAATAATTTATTAGTAATGCCTTGGTTTGAGTTTGGATTTATGGCTCCAGAAATGTCTGAGCTAGCGATCGCACATCCCGATTGGCTCACCCAACAACGCAATGGCGATAAAACTTCGATCACGGCTGCTGGTGAAGTTGCATGGCTCAATCCTTTTCACCCTGAAGTTCAGAAATTCCTGACAGAATTAGTATTGGAAGCAGTTTCTAATTATGATTTAGACGGAATTCAATTTGACGACCATACTAGTCTTCCTAAGACCTTTGGCTACGATCGCTACACCCTCAATCTTTATCGCCAAGAGATGAAAGAAGATGCTCCAGCTGATGTGAATGATCCTGATTGGGTGCGCTGGCGAGCTAATAAAATCACAGCTTTTATGTCAAGACTAAGTAAAGCTGTAAAACAAAGAAAGCCCAATGTAATGTTCTCGGTGTCTCCTAATTATTATGAGTTTGCGTATAAACAGCAGTTGCAAGACTGGCTAGTCTGGGTACGCCAAGGCTTTGTTGATGAATTGCTGGTACAGGTATATCGCAATGACTTAGATGATTATCTTTCTCAAATTAGCCGTCCTGAGATTGCAGAAGTACAAAATAAGATTTCCACAGCGATCGCAATTCTCTCTGGACTTCGCAATAGTAATGTGCCAATGTCAAGGGTTTATTCCCAAGCTATAAATGCCCAAAGTAGAGGCTTAGGTGTTTCGTTCTTTTATTACAAGAGCTTGTGGGGATATGGCCCAGAAACAGTTGCTGAACGACAAAAAGAATTGCAATATCTCTTCCGAAGTCCTGCGCCAAGGTTTGCGAATAGATATCCATAA
- a CDS encoding cysteine peptidase family C39 domain-containing protein translates to MAGSWLGWGLAKKGVTADNALKHNQRQVYLIGCITLGAVTLISILLAYGRNSPWIPSFLLLYVGAYFWYTILLICFFCTGLLLLLELTGWKDRQRLQQLTVFLSVSFLSICFLLYQSLPITDLVESPRVLDGVVFQTTPYSCAAATIATLVRKVNPNLNITERDVVKIAGTSRLGTTTLAEIQAMEELGLKPQYERNLTIKDLANRRQMAVLHVMEPVAGQRIQHAIALFEIDFSKGNLTVANPLYGKQIKTFEGMKDYWLGEAIFVTVASKKV, encoded by the coding sequence TTGGCAGGATCGTGGCTAGGCTGGGGCTTAGCTAAAAAAGGCGTAACCGCTGACAATGCCTTAAAACACAATCAACGTCAGGTCTATTTGATTGGCTGCATTACTTTGGGAGCAGTTACGCTGATTAGCATTTTGCTGGCATATGGACGCAATAGCCCTTGGATTCCTTCTTTTCTGTTGCTTTATGTTGGCGCATATTTCTGGTACACCATTTTACTCATCTGCTTTTTTTGCACAGGATTACTGCTCCTATTAGAGCTAACAGGATGGAAAGATCGTCAAAGATTACAACAACTTACTGTTTTTCTGTCTGTTAGCTTTTTATCTATTTGCTTTTTGCTTTACCAAAGTTTGCCAATTACTGATTTAGTGGAATCACCTCGTGTTTTGGATGGAGTTGTGTTTCAGACAACCCCTTACAGTTGTGCTGCTGCCACGATCGCTACTCTTGTTCGCAAGGTAAATCCAAATCTCAATATAACCGAAAGAGATGTAGTCAAGATCGCAGGAACTAGTCGGCTAGGAACAACCACTCTTGCCGAAATTCAAGCAATGGAAGAACTTGGTTTAAAGCCCCAGTATGAGCGAAATCTCACGATTAAAGATTTAGCTAATCGCAGACAAATGGCAGTTTTACATGTCATGGAACCAGTTGCAGGTCAAAGAATCCAACATGCGATCGCTCTATTTGAAATCGATTTCTCAAAAGGCAACTTAACTGTTGCCAATCCTCTGTATGGAAAACAGATTAAAACATTCGAGGGAATGAAAGACTATTGGCTCGGAGAAGCAATATTTGTGACGGTGGCTTCAAAAAAAGTTTAA